From Pseudothermotoga thermarum DSM 5069, a single genomic window includes:
- a CDS encoding DUF1611 domain-containing protein yields MKISDYFEVGTPAAILSWGQLDTPLAKTAHGLLRHSKVFKPVCVVDKLSGTVGKYVSHVRYDVPIVKNIVEALKCGAKVLLVGVAPVGGTLPKEMVNLILDAIKSGMDVVSGLHVKLSETEPFKSVAKACGIRIIDVRKYTGELKIFSGKIYGSKVIRVACLGTDCASGKRTTCVQLWQRALERKIPAGFLATGQTGIMIGADEGAPLDAIPADFIPGVVEDLILKLESEGKKVVFIEGQGALRHPAYGQVTLGLVYGCMPQFAIVAHDPSRNCFEFFPQIPLKPDVGAEIDLLKKFVDVDILGISCLDDSYSHDGLFVFNPFDDKALDCILDKLEVVL; encoded by the coding sequence TTGAAAATAAGCGACTACTTTGAAGTAGGGACACCCGCTGCAATCTTATCGTGGGGTCAACTCGACACACCTTTGGCAAAGACAGCGCACGGGCTTCTTAGACACAGTAAAGTTTTTAAACCGGTTTGCGTTGTAGACAAACTTTCTGGTACCGTTGGGAAATACGTTTCACACGTTCGTTATGATGTACCGATCGTTAAAAATATCGTTGAAGCTTTAAAATGCGGAGCAAAAGTTCTTCTGGTGGGCGTTGCACCTGTGGGAGGAACGTTGCCAAAAGAAATGGTCAACTTGATTCTAGATGCCATCAAATCTGGTATGGACGTTGTTTCTGGTTTACATGTAAAGCTTTCTGAGACAGAGCCTTTTAAATCTGTGGCAAAGGCATGCGGGATTAGAATAATAGATGTTCGCAAGTACACAGGAGAGTTGAAGATTTTTTCAGGGAAAATTTATGGTTCCAAAGTTATCCGGGTTGCATGCCTTGGAACCGATTGTGCCAGCGGCAAGAGGACGACATGCGTTCAACTTTGGCAAAGGGCACTTGAAAGAAAAATTCCAGCAGGTTTTTTGGCCACAGGCCAAACTGGTATAATGATCGGCGCGGATGAGGGAGCACCGTTGGATGCAATTCCAGCAGATTTTATCCCAGGAGTTGTCGAGGATTTGATTTTGAAGCTTGAATCTGAAGGAAAAAAGGTTGTTTTCATCGAAGGTCAAGGGGCACTTCGTCATCCTGCCTATGGTCAGGTTACGCTCGGCTTAGTTTACGGTTGCATGCCTCAATTTGCAATTGTTGCACATGATCCATCGAGAAATTGTTTTGAATTCTTTCCACAAATTCCTTTGAAACCGGATGTTGGTGCCGAGATTGATCTTTTGAAAAAGTTTGTTGATGTAGACATTTTGGGTATATCCTGTTTGGACGATTCTTATTCTCACGATGGACTTTTTGTTTTTAATCCGTTTGACGATAAAGCGCTCGATTGTATTCTCGATAAACTGGAGGTGGTTTTGTGA
- a CDS encoding L-Ala-D/L-Glu epimerase translates to MKIKSVEFKRVFYRYKEPFTISLGTHETQENVEVCITLEDGTRGYGEASALFVISGETPQMLEKMEKTVQEMIAGMSVERYELIFEQTQKLKATPAIKAAVECAVIDAFCKRHGLRQYEFFGGAKNKIETDITIGITTLERTVEKAKKYYSEGFRILKIKVGKNLKEDVEKILKVNEIGKDLSFIVDANQGYSPKEAVELAQILYREKINVVVFEQPVKKDDILGLKYVRWNSPYPVAADESVFTMYDALRLIKEEAIDMINIKLMKSGISDALAIVKLAKAAGIQLMIGCMGESSLGISASIHFAAGTGAFAYHDLDSHLSLVEETFRGDFKQQGPLITLEET, encoded by the coding sequence GTGAAAATCAAATCCGTGGAGTTCAAAAGAGTGTTTTACCGCTACAAAGAACCGTTTACGATTTCTTTGGGGACTCATGAAACACAGGAAAACGTAGAAGTTTGCATAACCTTGGAAGATGGTACAAGAGGATATGGTGAGGCTTCTGCTTTGTTTGTGATTTCTGGAGAAACTCCGCAAATGCTGGAGAAGATGGAAAAAACTGTTCAGGAAATGATTGCTGGAATGTCAGTTGAAAGGTATGAGCTTATTTTTGAGCAAACCCAAAAGTTGAAAGCAACTCCCGCGATAAAGGCAGCTGTGGAATGTGCTGTAATCGATGCTTTCTGTAAGAGACATGGGTTGAGACAATATGAGTTTTTTGGAGGAGCAAAGAATAAAATCGAAACCGATATTACGATTGGAATAACAACTTTAGAAAGAACTGTTGAAAAAGCCAAAAAATATTATTCGGAAGGATTCAGAATTCTTAAGATAAAAGTTGGCAAAAATCTTAAGGAAGATGTGGAGAAGATTCTTAAGGTAAACGAAATTGGAAAGGATTTATCGTTCATAGTTGATGCCAATCAAGGTTATAGCCCAAAGGAAGCAGTGGAACTTGCTCAAATTTTGTATCGCGAAAAAATAAATGTCGTCGTTTTCGAACAACCAGTGAAAAAAGATGACATATTGGGTTTGAAATACGTAAGGTGGAACAGTCCGTACCCTGTTGCAGCCGATGAGTCGGTTTTCACGATGTACGATGCCTTAAGGTTGATTAAAGAAGAAGCGATAGACATGATAAACATAAAACTCATGAAATCAGGAATAAGCGATGCTTTGGCAATAGTAAAACTTGCAAAGGCGGCAGGAATACAGCTTATGATCGGTTGCATGGGTGAAAGCAGTCTTGGCATTTCGGCAAGCATTCACTTTGCAGCAGGTACAGGCGCTTTTGCATACCACGATCTGGATTCACATCTTTCCTTAGTTGAAGAAACATTCAGAGGGGACTTCAAGCAGCAAGGTCCTTTGATAACCCTTGAGGAAACATAA
- a CDS encoding purine-nucleoside phosphorylase: MLPLGDIQEYVDRVKKAVEYLKEKINVQPKIAIILGSGLGGIAKALENPVVIKYSEIPGFPVSTAPGHKGELLFGKLSGKDVMLMNGRFHYYEGYSMRDVTFPIRVMQLLGVKYLFITNAAGGLNPTFDVGKPMIIVDHINFMGDNPLIGPNVDEWGPRFPDMSEPYNKELIKLAEKVAQEEGIEVYKGVYVAVAGPNFETRAELKMLRNFGADAVGMSTVPEVIVACHAGIKVLGISAITDRAVPEDLKPLTAEEVLKIAEKTGEKIARIIMGVVKLLD, encoded by the coding sequence GTGCTTCCACTTGGCGATATTCAAGAATACGTCGATCGCGTGAAAAAAGCAGTTGAATACCTCAAGGAAAAGATCAATGTTCAGCCAAAAATAGCCATAATACTAGGTTCAGGATTAGGGGGAATAGCCAAAGCCCTTGAGAATCCCGTGGTCATCAAGTATTCGGAAATACCAGGTTTTCCTGTTTCAACCGCACCGGGGCACAAAGGTGAGCTTCTCTTTGGGAAGTTGTCTGGAAAAGATGTCATGTTGATGAACGGTAGATTTCACTATTATGAAGGGTATTCGATGCGTGATGTCACCTTTCCAATAAGAGTCATGCAACTTCTTGGAGTTAAGTATTTGTTCATTACCAACGCGGCAGGTGGTTTGAATCCAACGTTCGACGTTGGTAAGCCGATGATCATTGTAGATCACATCAACTTTATGGGAGACAATCCGTTGATCGGTCCAAATGTCGATGAGTGGGGTCCAAGGTTTCCAGATATGAGTGAGCCATACAACAAGGAATTGATAAAACTTGCCGAGAAGGTCGCTCAAGAGGAAGGTATAGAAGTTTACAAAGGTGTTTACGTTGCGGTTGCCGGACCAAACTTCGAGACACGAGCAGAATTAAAGATGTTGAGAAATTTTGGAGCCGATGCGGTTGGTATGTCCACGGTGCCAGAAGTTATAGTAGCTTGCCATGCTGGTATAAAAGTTTTAGGCATATCTGCTATAACGGATAGGGCTGTACCAGAGGATTTGAAACCGTTAACTGCAGAGGAAGTTTTGAAAATCGCTGAAAAAACAGGTGAAAAAATTGCAAGGATTATAATGGGTGTTGTGAAGTTACTTGATTAG
- a CDS encoding cysteine desulfurase family protein, whose translation MRVFLDNDRTTKVLPEVAEVVVKYMTEKFARPDGLYESAQEIYDELEAAREFFAKSINASSGEEIIFTSGATEANNLALLGVARANKSKGNHIIISALEHGSVMKIADVLQKEGFEVTVVPVDHEGIIDLDFLEKSIKPTTILVSIIAIGHFVGSIMPLKEVSQILKRQDHRIYFHTDAAEMYAKFPIDVQELGIDLMSVSAHKFHGPKGVGFLYARKGVRLQPIMFGAESYDKRRPGGENVPGVMGMKKAAELAFEEMDQSLQRLRELQEYFINRVESEIEYVVLNGPRGEKRTPYNVNFSFSFIEGEAISLALSLEGVEVATGSACASETLEPNYAILAIGGDHERAHGSIRFTFNRFTTKEELDYTVDKLKKVVSWLRQISPIKPGR comes from the coding sequence ATGAGAGTATTTTTGGACAACGATAGAACAACGAAAGTTCTTCCAGAAGTTGCCGAAGTGGTTGTAAAGTACATGACTGAAAAATTTGCAAGGCCTGACGGGCTTTACGAGTCCGCCCAGGAGATTTACGATGAACTTGAAGCTGCTAGGGAATTTTTTGCCAAAAGCATAAACGCTTCATCGGGTGAAGAAATAATCTTCACATCTGGTGCAACCGAGGCAAACAATTTGGCACTTTTGGGTGTTGCAAGGGCCAACAAATCCAAGGGAAATCACATCATAATCTCGGCATTGGAACATGGTTCTGTAATGAAAATAGCGGATGTTTTGCAAAAAGAGGGTTTTGAAGTAACAGTTGTTCCAGTTGACCATGAAGGAATAATTGATCTTGACTTTCTTGAGAAGTCGATAAAACCAACCACGATTCTTGTAAGCATCATTGCGATTGGACATTTCGTTGGCTCGATAATGCCTTTGAAGGAAGTTAGCCAGATCTTGAAAAGACAAGACCATCGGATATACTTCCACACCGATGCGGCTGAGATGTACGCCAAGTTTCCAATCGACGTTCAGGAGCTTGGAATAGACCTTATGAGTGTGAGTGCCCATAAATTCCATGGTCCAAAAGGCGTTGGATTTCTCTACGCTAGAAAAGGCGTTAGATTGCAGCCAATAATGTTTGGTGCGGAATCTTACGATAAAAGACGTCCCGGTGGAGAAAACGTTCCAGGAGTCATGGGAATGAAAAAAGCCGCAGAACTTGCTTTCGAAGAGATGGATCAAAGCTTACAGAGGCTAAGAGAACTTCAAGAGTATTTCATAAACCGCGTGGAATCTGAAATAGAGTACGTGGTTTTGAATGGCCCTAGAGGAGAAAAAAGAACACCTTACAACGTGAACTTTAGCTTTTCCTTCATAGAAGGTGAAGCAATCAGTCTTGCCTTGAGTCTTGAAGGAGTAGAGGTGGCAACTGGTTCTGCCTGTGCTTCCGAGACCTTGGAACCAAACTACGCCATACTCGCAATCGGCGGGGATCATGAAAGGGCACACGGTTCGATACGCTTTACCTTCAATAGATTTACAACCAAAGAAGAACTTGATTATACCGTTGACAAACTGAAAAAAGTTGTCTCGTGGCTCAGGCAAATAAGTCCAATTAAACCAGGGAGGTGA
- a CDS encoding iron-sulfur cluster assembly scaffold protein, whose product MLKYTELVLDHFKNPRNMGRMEDADVTATEGSIACGDMMTVYLKIENDRIVDIKFESYGCAANIATASMMTEVVKGMTIEEAKKITWKDIVERLGGLPQIKYHCSNLAVDTLKKAIEEYEKSLARK is encoded by the coding sequence ATGCTGAAATACACGGAGCTGGTTTTGGATCATTTTAAAAATCCAAGAAACATGGGAAGAATGGAAGACGCTGATGTAACGGCAACGGAAGGAAGTATAGCTTGTGGAGATATGATGACGGTTTATCTGAAGATAGAGAACGATAGAATCGTTGATATAAAATTTGAATCTTACGGTTGTGCTGCCAACATAGCTACCGCGTCTATGATGACAGAGGTTGTCAAAGGAATGACAATTGAGGAGGCAAAAAAGATAACTTGGAAAGACATAGTTGAAAGACTCGGAGGACTTCCGCAAATTAAATATCACTGCAGCAACCTCGCCGTTGATACTTTGAAAAAGGCCATTGAAGAATACGAAAAATCTTTGGCTAGGAAGTGA
- a CDS encoding cysteine desulfurase family protein translates to MRVYLDHAATTRVFDEVAKEVLKVFTEVFGNASSLHSHGEKAKKIYEESRKTIAKFINCSADELIFTSGGTESDNLAIIGFLKANFPNGGHVITTQIEHPAVLEVARFLEKSGYEVTYLPPTSDGYVTPEDFKRAIRKNTVLASIMWVNNETGVIQPIEEISKICREHGIVLHSDAVQAIGKIRVDARMVDMLSASGHKFYAPKGCGFLFVSNSVKIEPIILGGGHEKGLRSGTENVPGAVGMATALSVINANFVEWNKKMQKLKQMILDAIQDIPDHHINGSNTIHSHVNVAFKGVSGEALATALDMRGISVSTASACASHHGTKRSHVLTAMKLEDWMIDGAIRISLGYDNTEEEIAYFVKVLQEEVYRLRRLER, encoded by the coding sequence ATGAGGGTTTACCTTGACCACGCGGCTACCACACGCGTGTTTGATGAAGTTGCAAAAGAGGTTTTAAAGGTTTTTACAGAAGTCTTTGGTAACGCCTCAAGTTTGCATTCCCATGGAGAAAAGGCAAAGAAAATCTACGAAGAATCGCGGAAAACGATAGCAAAATTCATCAATTGTTCGGCTGACGAGTTGATTTTCACCTCCGGTGGGACAGAGTCAGACAATCTTGCGATAATCGGTTTCCTGAAAGCCAACTTTCCAAACGGAGGCCATGTAATAACAACCCAAATCGAACATCCTGCTGTACTTGAGGTTGCAAGGTTTTTGGAAAAATCTGGGTACGAGGTAACGTATTTGCCGCCAACTTCGGACGGATACGTTACACCAGAAGATTTCAAGAGAGCAATTAGAAAAAACACCGTTTTAGCATCGATAATGTGGGTCAACAACGAAACAGGTGTTATTCAACCTATTGAGGAAATATCGAAAATTTGCAGAGAACATGGTATAGTTCTTCATTCGGATGCCGTTCAAGCCATCGGTAAAATCCGCGTTGATGCAAGAATGGTCGATATGTTATCTGCATCTGGCCATAAATTTTACGCACCAAAAGGTTGTGGATTCTTATTTGTCAGCAATTCTGTAAAAATCGAACCGATTATTCTTGGTGGAGGACATGAAAAGGGTTTGAGAAGTGGTACGGAAAACGTCCCAGGCGCGGTTGGAATGGCAACCGCTTTGAGTGTGATAAACGCGAACTTTGTTGAATGGAATAAAAAAATGCAAAAATTAAAGCAGATGATTCTCGACGCAATTCAAGATATTCCTGACCACCACATCAACGGTTCTAACACAATACATTCTCATGTAAATGTGGCTTTCAAAGGGGTTAGTGGGGAAGCTTTGGCTACCGCTTTGGATATGCGAGGGATATCGGTTTCTACAGCTTCTGCATGTGCCTCACACCACGGAACAAAGAGATCTCACGTTTTAACCGCGATGAAACTGGAGGACTGGATGATAGATGGTGCAATCAGAATAAGCCTTGGATATGACAACACAGAAGAAGAAATAGCTTACTTTGTCAAAGTTTTGCAGGAAGAAGTGTACAGGCTGAGAAGACTTGAGAGGTGA
- a CDS encoding iron-sulfur cluster assembly scaffold protein has product MAYSEKFKELFMRPRHCNEIEYTHTAEVVYPEHGDRVRIFIKVEGNLIKDIAFKASGCPRVIAASEAVCRLANGKNLEAINSLEEKDVRNEMEFFDEGYECIKAPLEALKKALLDVN; this is encoded by the coding sequence TTGGCGTATTCAGAAAAATTCAAAGAACTTTTCATGCGCCCAAGACACTGCAACGAAATTGAGTATACCCATACTGCCGAAGTAGTTTATCCTGAACACGGTGATAGAGTGAGAATTTTCATAAAAGTCGAAGGAAATTTAATAAAGGACATAGCTTTCAAGGCATCTGGATGTCCAAGGGTTATAGCGGCATCGGAAGCAGTCTGCAGGTTGGCAAATGGAAAGAATTTGGAAGCGATAAATTCGCTGGAAGAAAAAGACGTTCGCAACGAAATGGAGTTTTTTGATGAAGGTTATGAGTGCATAAAAGCCCCTTTAGAAGCTTTGAAAAAAGCCTTACTTGATGTGAATTGA
- a CDS encoding ZIP family metal transporter gives MVLRAFVYSLLAGSATGLGAIPFLLFKKGLKEKYIDILLGFAAGVMLAASAFSLVVPSLELGGPIKFAIGFMLGGFLVDFVDKLIPHEHFLKGHEGIETKRLKGIWLFVIAITIHNFPEGMAVGVGVYTPHAFSIALAIALQNIPEGAATAAALLNAGYKPLKAFFVSLLTGLVEVVGGLLGILLINVAEGLLSYLMALAAGAMIFVISDEVLPETHLRGLERLTTYWVLIGFALMTILDLIVG, from the coding sequence ATGGTTCTAAGGGCGTTTGTCTACAGTCTTTTGGCAGGATCGGCAACTGGTTTGGGAGCCATCCCTTTTTTGCTTTTCAAAAAAGGGTTAAAGGAAAAGTATATAGACATTCTTTTAGGTTTTGCAGCTGGTGTAATGCTTGCCGCAAGTGCTTTCAGCTTGGTTGTACCTTCTTTAGAGCTCGGTGGACCAATTAAGTTTGCAATAGGTTTTATGCTTGGGGGATTTTTGGTTGATTTTGTTGATAAATTGATACCACACGAACACTTTTTGAAAGGTCATGAAGGCATCGAGACGAAAAGGCTGAAGGGAATTTGGCTGTTTGTAATTGCCATAACCATACACAACTTTCCAGAAGGCATGGCTGTTGGGGTTGGGGTTTACACTCCTCACGCGTTTTCCATAGCTTTAGCAATCGCGTTGCAAAACATCCCGGAAGGAGCTGCAACCGCTGCTGCGCTTTTGAATGCAGGTTATAAACCACTTAAGGCTTTTTTTGTCTCTCTTTTAACTGGTTTGGTTGAAGTTGTGGGAGGCTTGCTTGGCATTCTTTTGATAAACGTTGCAGAAGGGCTACTTTCTTATTTAATGGCGCTGGCAGCTGGTGCTATGATCTTTGTGATAAGCGACGAAGTATTACCGGAAACACATTTAAGAGGCTTGGAAAGGTTGACAACCTATTGGGTTTTGATAGGTTTTGCGCTTATGACTATTTTGGATCTTATTGTAGGTTGA
- the pepV gene encoding dipeptidase PepV gives MNEKVDKLVLENKEKLFEAASRLIKIKSVATESAGEGKPFGEGVAKVLEEALKIGEELGFKTKNVDGYGGHIEFGENGILFGVLGHLDVVPEGEGWSVDPYGGIIKDGYLWGRGAVDNKGPTVATIFALKAVKDSGIVPKNRVRIILGTDEEAGWNGIKYYFQKEEVPKYAVTPDASFTAVYAEKGIVNYEITYVRKTSNSNLLYLKGGEASNVVPQKTVAILKNFDENTLEFLRKFRPKNESRIAWEITNKGLQIEAYGKSAHGSKPEAGVNAIASIVDVLSNLLSSDDDTYLFIKIISEKIGYETDGKSLKIAGSDCVTGSLTVNLGLIEMTESELKAVINVRYPIYYSFEMMTNQVVEALKPLTVKVTGHLKPLFISPDSDLIKLLCEVYTDVTKLPPTLITMGGGTYARAVPCGVAFGPLLPGRPETEHQPNERILLEDLLLVARIYAQLFYRVLSGELS, from the coding sequence GTGAACGAAAAAGTGGACAAATTGGTGTTAGAAAATAAGGAAAAACTTTTTGAGGCGGCTTCAAGGTTGATCAAAATCAAATCCGTTGCCACGGAATCCGCAGGGGAAGGGAAACCTTTTGGTGAAGGGGTGGCAAAAGTTCTTGAGGAAGCTTTGAAAATAGGAGAAGAGCTTGGATTTAAAACAAAAAATGTCGATGGTTACGGAGGACATATCGAATTTGGAGAGAACGGTATTTTGTTTGGAGTGCTTGGGCACTTAGATGTTGTGCCTGAAGGGGAAGGTTGGAGCGTTGATCCTTACGGTGGGATAATTAAGGATGGTTACTTGTGGGGAAGAGGTGCGGTTGACAACAAAGGTCCGACAGTTGCAACCATTTTTGCTTTGAAGGCCGTTAAAGATTCTGGGATAGTTCCAAAAAACAGAGTGAGGATAATACTTGGCACAGATGAGGAAGCCGGTTGGAATGGGATAAAGTATTATTTTCAAAAGGAAGAGGTTCCAAAGTACGCAGTTACCCCAGATGCTTCTTTTACAGCTGTGTATGCAGAGAAAGGAATAGTAAATTATGAGATAACCTACGTCAGAAAAACGTCTAATTCCAACTTGTTGTATCTGAAAGGCGGAGAAGCTTCAAACGTTGTTCCGCAAAAAACTGTGGCAATTTTGAAAAACTTTGATGAAAACACCTTGGAATTTCTGAGAAAATTTAGGCCAAAGAACGAATCGAGAATAGCGTGGGAAATCACCAATAAAGGCTTGCAAATAGAAGCTTATGGAAAGTCTGCACATGGTTCAAAGCCAGAAGCTGGTGTAAACGCGATTGCCTCAATTGTGGATGTTCTTTCTAATCTTTTGTCTTCGGACGACGATACTTATCTGTTTATAAAGATTATTTCGGAAAAGATAGGTTATGAAACCGATGGAAAATCGCTAAAAATTGCAGGCAGCGATTGTGTCACAGGTAGTTTAACGGTCAACCTGGGTTTGATTGAAATGACTGAAAGTGAACTTAAAGCCGTCATAAACGTTCGCTACCCAATATATTACTCCTTCGAAATGATGACGAACCAAGTTGTTGAAGCTTTAAAACCTTTAACTGTGAAGGTAACGGGGCATTTAAAACCGCTCTTTATTTCACCGGACAGCGATTTGATAAAGCTTTTGTGCGAAGTTTATACCGATGTGACAAAGCTTCCACCAACGTTGATAACGATGGGCGGGGGAACCTACGCCAGAGCTGTTCCCTGTGGTGTTGCCTTTGGTCCCTTGCTACCAGGGCGACCTGAAACGGAGCATCAACCAAATGAAAGAATACTGCTGGAAGATCTTTTGCTAGTTGCAAGAATTTACGCTCAGCTGTTCTACAGAGTGCTTTCTGGAGAACTGAGTTAA
- the ligA gene encoding NAD-dependent DNA ligase LigA: MRKIPEEIIKRVEKLREEIEYHNYRYYVLADPIISDEEYDKLMQELLELERQYPELVTPDSPTQRVCEKVLDEFKSLPHSEPMLSLDNTYDENQIREFDERVKKLLETNDVEYVCELKIDGVAVALRYESGRFTTALSRGDGTVGDDITENVKRVRSVPLRLRKPITVEVRGEIFMPVEEFEKLNAEREEKGEPPFANPRNAAAGTLRQLDTSVVTKRNLDCFIYYVVAPEKYGLTDQWTALQWLKEVGFKVNPHSKLCRNIEEVIAYWKYWTENRAKLNYWIDGIVVKVNRFDFQKTLGSTAKAPRWAIAFKFPAERARTKLIGVTVQVGRTGTLTPVAELEPVQLAGSTVKRASLHNFDYIREKDIRIGDTVLIEKAGGIIPQVVEVLEEFRTGEEKPIVPPSTCPVCGGKVGKIEKEEVALKCLNPHCPAKLKRALETLASKNALDINGLGEKIIDKLVDAGLVKDIADIFYLTPFDLSTLGSGIGQRTIGKLLMQIEEAKKKPLHKLITGLGIPMVGEKTAYVLAQHFGSLKKLAQASIDELMEIEGIGPEVARSIKEYFENPKTKEIIEKLEKAGVKLEQESIQHEKTLSGLTFAVTGTLKNFSRNKIEELIRNLGGRVVDNVSKKVDYLIVGENPGSKLQKAQSLGIKLLTEEEFIKLAKIEIKGQQRLF; the protein is encoded by the coding sequence ATGCGCAAAATACCAGAAGAAATCATCAAAAGAGTGGAAAAGCTCAGAGAAGAAATTGAATATCACAATTACAGATATTATGTACTTGCCGATCCGATAATTTCCGATGAGGAATACGACAAATTGATGCAAGAATTGCTTGAATTGGAAAGGCAATATCCAGAGCTTGTTACTCCAGACTCTCCTACCCAAAGGGTTTGCGAAAAAGTTTTGGATGAGTTCAAAAGCTTACCACATTCAGAACCAATGCTCAGTTTGGATAACACTTACGATGAAAATCAAATCAGAGAATTCGATGAGCGCGTAAAAAAGCTTCTTGAAACAAACGATGTTGAATACGTCTGTGAATTGAAGATAGACGGTGTAGCAGTGGCTCTAAGGTACGAATCAGGCCGGTTCACAACGGCTTTAAGCAGAGGCGATGGCACAGTCGGAGACGATATAACGGAAAACGTCAAGCGAGTTAGAAGTGTTCCACTTAGACTCAGAAAACCGATAACTGTTGAAGTGCGAGGAGAAATATTCATGCCCGTTGAAGAATTTGAAAAACTGAATGCAGAAAGGGAAGAGAAAGGTGAACCACCGTTTGCCAATCCAAGGAATGCCGCCGCTGGTACGCTCAGACAACTCGACACAAGCGTTGTGACCAAGCGAAACCTTGACTGCTTCATATACTACGTTGTAGCACCTGAGAAATACGGTTTAACCGATCAATGGACTGCTTTGCAATGGCTCAAAGAAGTTGGTTTTAAAGTGAACCCCCACTCCAAACTTTGCCGAAACATAGAAGAAGTTATAGCCTACTGGAAGTATTGGACTGAGAATCGGGCAAAACTCAACTATTGGATCGACGGCATAGTGGTCAAAGTCAACAGGTTCGATTTTCAAAAAACCCTAGGTTCAACTGCAAAAGCCCCACGATGGGCGATCGCTTTTAAATTCCCCGCCGAACGGGCTAGAACTAAACTTATTGGCGTAACGGTTCAAGTTGGAAGAACAGGCACTTTGACGCCTGTGGCCGAACTTGAACCTGTGCAGCTTGCAGGTTCAACGGTTAAACGCGCATCTTTACACAACTTCGACTACATTCGCGAAAAAGATATCCGAATAGGAGACACGGTTTTGATTGAAAAAGCTGGCGGAATTATTCCGCAAGTTGTTGAGGTTTTGGAAGAGTTCAGAACTGGTGAAGAGAAACCAATTGTTCCTCCTTCGACCTGCCCTGTTTGCGGTGGAAAAGTTGGAAAAATCGAAAAAGAAGAGGTTGCACTCAAATGCCTTAATCCACATTGTCCAGCAAAGTTAAAGAGAGCTCTCGAAACTTTGGCGTCGAAAAACGCTTTGGATATAAATGGTCTTGGAGAAAAGATAATCGACAAACTCGTTGATGCCGGCCTTGTGAAAGACATAGCCGATATCTTCTATCTCACACCGTTTGACCTTTCAACTTTGGGAAGTGGAATAGGACAAAGAACGATTGGAAAGTTGTTGATGCAAATCGAAGAAGCAAAGAAAAAGCCGCTTCACAAACTCATTACAGGTTTAGGTATACCCATGGTTGGTGAGAAAACCGCTTATGTACTTGCTCAACATTTTGGAAGTTTGAAAAAACTGGCACAAGCTTCCATCGACGAATTGATGGAAATTGAGGGTATAGGACCTGAAGTTGCAAGAAGTATCAAGGAATACTTCGAAAATCCAAAAACCAAGGAAATAATTGAAAAATTAGAAAAAGCTGGTGTTAAACTTGAGCAAGAATCAATTCAGCATGAAAAAACCTTATCTGGTTTAACCTTCGCGGTAACAGGTACGTTGAAGAACTTTTCTAGAAACAAGATAGAAGAACTCATAAGAAACCTCGGTGGAAGAGTTGTGGATAACGTTTCAAAGAAAGTGGATTATCTCATTGTGGGTGAAAACCCCGGTTCCAAGCTTCAAAAAGCTCAGAGTTTGGGTATTAAATTGTTAACCGAAGAAGAGTTCATCAAGTTAGCGAAGATTGAAATTAAAGGACAACAAAGGTTGTTTTGA